The Candidatus Hydrothermales bacterium genome includes a region encoding these proteins:
- a CDS encoding energy transducer TonB, which translates to MLDPREKNDLVTQIALSLTLILFIVLFLGVRVSVNPYVPKGQRDILMENIQEKLEEIELPQPPPKPKLPVEIEEAEEEEEENVQETIEEGTAGDVEIDIPLPEPGQIFNEFEVEEKPVLIKKPEPEYPEVARKLGIQGSAKALVIVGPDGRVIKIEKIFVDNEIFREAVEKAAFQCLFKPAKQAGIPVSVRVVIPFIFRLTK; encoded by the coding sequence ATGCTTGACCCAAGAGAGAAGAACGACCTTGTTACCCAAATAGCCCTTTCACTAACCCTTATCCTTTTTATTGTGCTATTTTTAGGGGTAAGGGTTAGTGTTAATCCCTATGTGCCAAAGGGGCAGAGAGACATACTCATGGAGAATATTCAAGAAAAGCTCGAGGAGATTGAGCTTCCTCAACCACCACCAAAACCAAAATTGCCTGTAGAAATTGAAGAAGCAGAGGAGGAAGAAGAAGAAAACGTTCAGGAGACGATAGAGGAGGGCACAGCTGGTGACGTAGAGATTGACATACCTTTGCCTGAACCAGGTCAGATCTTTAATGAATTTGAAGTAGAGGAAAAACCTGTTTTAATAAAAAAGCCTGAGCCAGAGTATCCAGAAGTTGCAAGAAAGTTAGGGATACAAGGTAGCGCTAAAGCCTTAGTTATAGTTGGTCCAGACGGTAGAGTTATAAAGATAGAGAAAATTTTTGTTGATAACGAAATATTTAGAGAAGCCGTGGAAAAGGCAGCTTTTCAATGTTTATTTAAGCCTGCCAAACAGGCAGGCATACCAGTTTCAGTTAGGGTTGTTATTCCTTTTATATTTAGATTAACAAAATAG
- a CDS encoding TonB-dependent receptor, which yields MRLKIKSILLLAGILVNFLWAGTTGKISGRVTDATTGEGLPFAIVRLVGTQLGAYTDDHGYFVILKVPPGKYDIEVTYAGYQPSIIKGVVVEADRTVEVNIALKPTTVEVPPIVVEAKEELIRADLPESRKIMKKEEVAHIPVMSIQGVVEISVGVVERGGLHIRGSRPDEVVYVVNGVEVRDPFTAFTAPGIPLLAMEEAGVSTGGFDVDQGSAAGGMINVVTKSGGDKYSTEYRFSTTNLSFLGEGINSFLNAEKGDYIRDFLLGINRDMKTAKGKRHRREEIFNEFSFSGPIPFVRREAANFLISGDYITHKGRFPVYADEKKRMRNYGLSWRLDVRPSIYLLLYFTGFYRFERFRFYDPQFRLLPDLSYEFFRRMISFSGGINWLVAQKYMNEITFGFFQRAQKRNVFEDMDRDGVDDFDDRDLDGFAEIDIDYFKRVYYDSVRGTWVIDPNYWYGIDSIAKMTKLTRKDFNVNEKEGYVELPFFWWEDFVYGFYPGQSAAHPQWWPTDTNAPLNRYGWGQSFVQDFDVIEVQLPDGRIDTFVDMQGVYYPYPLDDDWRFFETQRMASLPEGSRILRTLLSVGNLYLPYPHNFERDQWGYLRNSHFTVSWKMTAQLTKKTKTAPGHEILMGAEYKKINLMVYDVDFASGGNIYLQMVNPPLARRYFDTTYTFVDWLNSHRVRPYQVAFFIRDKIEMEGMYARVGVRFDYVDNDGYYSPILETKPQEAFVIDPVYGVKYLAIAENTKPYWIISPRIGVSHPITERDVLHFTYGHYYQIPQYSQTNFNYVVTGAFPIIGNPKLKPEKTVSYELGVKHGFTPEFIVDVTAFYKDIQNWARTKFYRVDPLTNVTTFYNEDYGSSRGIEVEIIKRPGGTFIPYLSLNINYTFQVARGSFSSPYLGYYWQWLGYPLPPRESPLDWDQTHTVNAVISWIVPKNRKFLGLSDYGISLQYSYGSGYPWTPPIRSERDAIELINARRLPSTQSADLRVYKNFPLLRGKGNLQLFLDIYNLFNHRNLLGIEDANWYDQFGDPEGEVKDISVWSPRRQTRIGFYVQIGGF from the coding sequence ATGAGGTTAAAAATAAAAAGTATTCTCCTGCTCGCAGGAATTTTAGTAAACTTCCTGTGGGCAGGAACAACAGGAAAAATCTCCGGTCGTGTTACCGACGCAACGACCGGAGAGGGTCTGCCCTTTGCAATTGTGAGACTAGTTGGAACCCAATTGGGCGCCTATACTGATGATCATGGATACTTCGTGATTTTAAAGGTTCCACCTGGTAAATATGATATTGAGGTAACCTATGCGGGTTATCAGCCAAGCATCATAAAGGGAGTAGTGGTAGAAGCCGATAGAACTGTTGAAGTAAATATAGCATTAAAACCAACAACTGTGGAAGTTCCTCCTATTGTTGTAGAGGCAAAAGAGGAACTGATCAGGGCTGATCTTCCTGAATCAAGAAAGATTATGAAGAAAGAAGAGGTGGCTCACATTCCTGTAATGAGTATCCAAGGCGTTGTAGAAATTTCTGTTGGTGTTGTAGAAAGAGGAGGCCTCCATATAAGAGGATCAAGACCTGATGAAGTTGTTTATGTTGTAAACGGTGTTGAAGTAAGAGATCCCTTTACAGCTTTTACAGCTCCTGGAATACCACTTCTTGCAATGGAGGAAGCTGGAGTTTCAACTGGTGGATTTGATGTGGATCAAGGAAGTGCAGCAGGTGGCATGATAAACGTTGTTACAAAAAGTGGAGGAGATAAATATAGTACTGAATATAGATTCTCAACTACAAATTTAAGTTTTCTTGGTGAGGGAATAAACAGCTTCTTAAATGCAGAAAAGGGTGACTATATCAGGGACTTTCTGCTTGGTATAAATAGGGACATGAAAACAGCTAAGGGAAAAAGACATAGAAGAGAAGAAATATTTAATGAGTTTTCATTCTCAGGACCGATTCCTTTTGTAAGGAGAGAGGCTGCTAACTTTTTAATAAGTGGTGATTATATTACACATAAGGGAAGATTTCCAGTTTACGCTGATGAGAAAAAGAGGATGAGAAACTATGGGCTTTCATGGAGGTTGGATGTAAGACCTTCAATTTATCTACTTCTTTACTTTACAGGTTTTTACAGATTTGAAAGGTTTAGATTCTATGATCCTCAGTTTAGATTGTTACCTGATTTAAGTTATGAATTCTTTAGGCGTATGATAAGTTTCTCTGGTGGAATAAACTGGCTTGTAGCTCAAAAGTATATGAATGAGATAACTTTTGGATTTTTCCAGAGAGCACAGAAAAGAAACGTGTTTGAAGACATGGACAGGGACGGTGTAGATGACTTTGATGATAGAGACCTTGATGGATTTGCCGAAATAGATATTGATTACTTTAAGAGAGTTTATTATGACTCTGTTAGGGGTACATGGGTTATAGATCCTAACTACTGGTATGGAATTGATTCTATAGCAAAGATGACCAAGCTAACAAGAAAAGATTTCAATGTTAACGAGAAAGAGGGTTATGTGGAACTTCCATTCTTCTGGTGGGAGGATTTTGTTTATGGTTTTTATCCTGGACAGAGTGCAGCACATCCTCAGTGGTGGCCAACTGATACGAACGCCCCCTTAAACAGGTACGGATGGGGTCAAAGTTTTGTTCAAGATTTTGATGTAATTGAAGTACAGCTTCCAGATGGAAGGATAGACACTTTTGTAGATATGCAAGGTGTGTATTATCCTTATCCATTGGATGATGATTGGAGATTCTTTGAAACTCAGAGGATGGCTTCTCTGCCAGAGGGTTCAAGGATATTAAGGACACTTCTTTCTGTAGGTAATCTCTATTTGCCTTATCCTCATAACTTTGAAAGGGATCAGTGGGGTTACTTAAGAAACTCTCACTTTACTGTGTCTTGGAAGATGACAGCTCAGCTTACTAAAAAAACAAAGACTGCTCCGGGACATGAGATACTTATGGGAGCCGAGTATAAGAAAATTAATCTTATGGTATACGATGTTGACTTTGCTTCAGGAGGTAACATTTATCTCCAGATGGTGAACCCGCCACTTGCAAGAAGATATTTTGATACTACCTATACTTTTGTAGATTGGTTAAATTCGCACAGGGTAAGGCCCTATCAGGTTGCATTCTTTATAAGAGATAAAATTGAAATGGAGGGAATGTATGCAAGAGTCGGAGTGAGGTTTGATTATGTAGACAACGATGGTTACTATTCACCCATACTTGAAACAAAGCCACAGGAAGCCTTTGTAATTGATCCTGTCTATGGAGTAAAGTATCTTGCAATAGCTGAAAATACAAAACCATATTGGATCATTTCTCCAAGAATCGGTGTTTCTCATCCAATTACTGAAAGGGACGTTTTGCATTTCACCTATGGTCATTATTATCAGATTCCACAATACAGCCAGACAAACTTTAATTATGTAGTAACGGGTGCATTTCCGATAATTGGTAATCCAAAGCTCAAGCCAGAAAAGACTGTTTCATATGAGCTTGGAGTAAAACATGGATTTACTCCTGAGTTTATTGTAGACGTTACAGCTTTCTATAAAGATATTCAAAATTGGGCAAGAACAAAGTTCTATAGAGTAGATCCACTAACAAACGTTACAACTTTCTATAACGAGGATTATGGTTCTTCAAGAGGAATAGAGGTTGAGATAATTAAAAGACCTGGTGGTACCTTTATTCCTTATCTTTCTTTAAATATAAATTATACATTCCAGGTAGCAAGAGGATCTTTCTCCTCTCCATATTTAGGTTATTATTGGCAGTGGCTTGGCTATCCTCTTCCTCCAAGGGAGTCACCTCTTGATTGGGATCAAACCCATACTGTAAATGCTGTTATTTCATGGATAGTACCTAAGAATAGGAAGTTCTTAGGACTCTCTGATTACGGTATTTCGCTTCAGTATAGCTATGGTTCAGGTTATCCATGGACACCTCCTATAAGATCAGAAAGGGATGCTATTGAACTTATAAACGCAAGGAGACTTCCATCAACACAAAGTGCTGATCTAAGAGTGTATAAGAACTTTCCTTTACTTAGAGGTAAAGGTAATTTACAACTTTTCTTAGATATTTACAACCTATTTAACCATAGAAACTTACTTGGTATTGAAGATGCAAATTGGTATGATCAGTTTGGGGACCCTGAAGGTGAGGTTAAAGATATCAGTGTATGGTCACCGAGGAGACAGACAAGAATAGGCTTTTATGTACAAATTGGTGGATTTTAA
- a CDS encoding T9SS type A sorting domain-containing protein has product MKRLLLVALLGFNVYAFHKLAPQRKEFTIFKGPRAIYNQTIPEAWNWMSNFGFLGGEAAANLWGFTWPGGAAVNNYYLWLAYFLVGAKVRGEYYVTQADYTANEWNPQINFKDYLGPGKSVFDIVVVFNDAKSNPRNSPGRHLGVKVLWRVLTWPNDPYNDFIAYEMYITFDKDSSDIPGIGDQLDSFFVGMWYDCDVSGADASEPHIDDLVHFTGWTANEWRSDFRFPPYVDKVSFYGQEDGYIEFSDGIPDDYFIWGDHEMEHIRTCTACASKIPVRKPDGEYDTVIGYLIPYGMSYIYDADDPAVPGDDTGEEGGRSAGYNFGAFIYAPPSPSDSIWVVNGDTCRIIRPFSHQWWNWESDPGTDLDRYRYMKGKHPATQNYRYAPHPVDLNAAEFDYRFLNTVGPYTLKSGDTLKFVWIAGVGQGLNGGMDNYWGRGFLRGARQTLEWAYRAYYAGNPGDPAHPTPPKFDPTKDDHWKIPIPPPTPLLKYQLTKKGVLLVWDNSAETYVDPLKGVPDFLLYRVYRSVFEPRGFTLLAEIKRDQFGNISHTFIDTTAQVGFPYFYVVTAMDVDSLESPKTNYKKSPDGSAIPLYITTEPAEEGDLSKVRVVPNPFVGSAKWSATELYSKIEFQNLPPICKIYIFTASGKLVKLLNHNNLTGTEVWDLLNENNVKVSSGFYYYKIETPEGKTKIGKFVILD; this is encoded by the coding sequence ATGAAAAGACTTCTTCTTGTAGCACTTCTAGGCTTTAATGTGTATGCTTTTCATAAGCTTGCTCCTCAAAGGAAAGAATTTACTATTTTCAAGGGACCAAGGGCAATATACAATCAGACAATTCCTGAGGCTTGGAATTGGATGAGTAATTTTGGATTTTTAGGTGGGGAAGCTGCTGCTAACCTTTGGGGTTTTACCTGGCCAGGTGGTGCAGCTGTAAATAACTACTACCTCTGGCTTGCTTACTTTCTCGTTGGAGCAAAAGTAAGGGGAGAGTATTATGTTACGCAAGCTGATTACACTGCAAACGAGTGGAACCCACAGATAAACTTTAAGGATTACTTAGGACCTGGAAAGTCAGTTTTTGATATTGTGGTAGTCTTTAATGATGCAAAGTCAAACCCGAGAAACAGTCCTGGTAGACATCTTGGTGTAAAAGTGTTATGGAGAGTTTTAACATGGCCAAATGATCCTTACAATGATTTTATTGCCTACGAAATGTATATTACTTTTGATAAGGATTCATCTGATATTCCTGGTATAGGGGATCAACTTGATTCATTCTTTGTTGGGATGTGGTATGATTGTGATGTCTCTGGAGCAGATGCAAGTGAACCTCATATAGATGATCTTGTTCATTTTACAGGATGGACAGCAAACGAATGGAGATCTGACTTTAGATTTCCACCTTATGTGGATAAGGTAAGCTTCTATGGGCAAGAAGATGGTTATATAGAGTTTTCAGATGGTATACCTGATGATTACTTTATTTGGGGTGATCATGAGATGGAGCATATTAGAACGTGTACTGCCTGTGCTTCAAAAATACCAGTTAGAAAACCAGATGGTGAGTACGATACAGTTATAGGTTATTTAATTCCCTATGGTATGAGTTATATTTATGATGCAGATGATCCAGCTGTACCTGGAGACGATACAGGAGAAGAGGGAGGAAGGTCGGCTGGTTATAACTTTGGTGCTTTCATATATGCGCCTCCATCACCCTCGGATTCTATATGGGTAGTTAATGGTGATACCTGTAGAATAATTAGGCCTTTCTCTCACCAGTGGTGGAACTGGGAGTCTGATCCTGGGACTGATTTAGATAGGTATAGGTATATGAAGGGAAAACATCCAGCAACACAGAATTATAGATACGCTCCTCATCCTGTTGATCTTAACGCTGCTGAGTTTGATTATAGGTTCTTAAACACTGTAGGTCCATATACATTAAAAAGTGGAGATACACTTAAGTTTGTATGGATTGCCGGTGTAGGACAGGGTCTAAATGGAGGTATGGATAATTACTGGGGAAGAGGCTTTTTAAGAGGGGCAAGACAGACCCTTGAGTGGGCTTATAGAGCGTATTATGCGGGAAATCCTGGTGATCCTGCTCATCCTACTCCTCCTAAGTTTGATCCTACAAAGGATGATCACTGGAAAATACCTATACCTCCACCTACTCCACTTCTTAAGTATCAGTTAACTAAAAAAGGAGTACTCCTTGTATGGGATAACTCTGCTGAAACTTATGTGGATCCTCTAAAGGGAGTGCCAGATTTTCTGCTCTATAGGGTATATAGAAGTGTTTTTGAACCAAGAGGGTTTACTCTCTTAGCAGAAATTAAAAGAGATCAATTTGGAAATATTTCTCATACATTTATTGATACAACTGCTCAAGTTGGTTTTCCTTATTTCTATGTTGTAACTGCTATGGATGTTGACTCTCTTGAGTCACCGAAAACAAATTACAAAAAATCGCCAGATGGTAGTGCTATACCTCTTTACATAACAACTGAACCTGCTGAAGAAGGCGATCTTTCAAAAGTTAGGGTTGTTCCAAATCCTTTTGTAGGTTCAGCAAAATGGTCAGCGACAGAACTTTATAGTAAGATTGAATTTCAGAACCTTCCTCCAATATGCAAGATTTATATATTCACAGCAAGTGGAAAACTTGTAAAGCTATTAAACCATAACAATTTGACAGGAACAGAAGTATGGGATCTTTTGAATGAGAATAATGTTAAAGTTTCATCAGGATTTTATTATTATAAGATCGAGACGCCTGAAGGTAAGACAAAGATAGGTAAATTTGTAATTCTTGATTAA
- a CDS encoding PorV/PorQ family protein: protein MKRFLVLFSVLASFVYAQQKVGNVGADFLSIPLLPEAMGMGGAYTAISSGASSVFWNPSGTADVKGLELYTGYTVWFEDTRVPYFSIVKSQGLYGNFGFFVSGFFSGDMEEWTVEGPTGKYFSYNAYQIGLNYSRYFTDRFASGVSIKYVGESYGSISKTRGIAFDAGTVFNTGLYTIRLGMAFVNLGPDLKPSGEYIQYLYEGGQMNEYKRFYTSYPLPTTFRLGLALDPYISKFLKITSTLELLHPTDYNESFHCGLKFDFNTFYFSTGYFVLIGERVIEEKFNEGGLSLGFGLNTKVKFGTLKLNYSFNDMGILPFVHRFSINFIY, encoded by the coding sequence ATGAAGAGGTTTTTAGTGCTTTTCTCTGTATTAGCTTCATTTGTTTATGCGCAGCAGAAGGTGGGAAATGTAGGTGCAGACTTTCTATCTATACCTCTTCTTCCTGAGGCGATGGGTATGGGTGGTGCCTATACAGCCATTTCTAGTGGTGCTTCCAGTGTATTTTGGAATCCCTCTGGAACAGCTGATGTTAAGGGTTTAGAGCTATATACTGGTTATACAGTGTGGTTTGAGGACACAAGGGTTCCCTACTTTTCAATTGTTAAAAGTCAAGGGCTCTATGGAAATTTTGGATTTTTCGTTTCGGGATTCTTCTCTGGTGATATGGAGGAGTGGACTGTAGAAGGCCCTACAGGTAAATACTTTAGTTACAATGCTTATCAAATTGGTTTGAATTATTCCAGATATTTTACGGATAGGTTTGCTTCTGGTGTTTCAATAAAATATGTAGGAGAAAGTTATGGTTCAATTTCAAAGACAAGGGGTATAGCCTTTGATGCTGGAACAGTTTTTAATACAGGTCTTTATACAATTAGATTAGGAATGGCTTTTGTTAATTTGGGTCCAGACTTAAAGCCTTCAGGAGAATATATACAATATTTATATGAAGGTGGTCAGATGAACGAATATAAAAGGTTTTACACAAGTTATCCCTTGCCTACCACTTTCAGGTTAGGTCTTGCTCTTGACCCTTATATCTCAAAGTTTTTGAAAATAACAAGTACACTTGAGCTTTTGCACCCAACAGATTACAATGAAAGTTTCCACTGTGGTTTAAAGTTTGATTTTAATACTTTTTATTTTTCAACTGGATATTTTGTTTTGATCGGTGAAAGAGTAATAGAAGAGAAGTTTAATGAAGGAGGGCTTTCCCTAGGTTTTGGTCTTAATACAAAAGTTAAGTTTGGAACTTTAAAGCTAAACTACTCATTCAATGATATGGGTATATTACCTTTTGTTCACAGATTTTCTATTAACTTTATATACTAA
- a CDS encoding T9SS type A sorting domain-containing protein yields the protein MRSKFLFLLAILFSGLYSSYTLGESKSQIFLRWGITLAFYADTIILRHIDSVTYEEGGSLRKLRFYVWTPYDKIPVKKFIINRISGTLPQRKYGWLIVDGLGAYRTASLDNTNVLAFSRPLEGDIVDISLSYRRTGGIYIPSPELIYALTSDGKIKIFSVTLDSLLRENFVFKDNINDTLPYNTLIDTLVKNPIKALSVSLIVGKVDTFVYVGTTEGVYFSKLDTINFIRRDTVVGRLEYYLKWNKLGDLTDSVKMLYATSSFILAVTPAGLFRWDGTSWTQINNYKVNSVKGNRVPGAKIYLATTSGAYYSVDNGLTFTPISAFQGKNVLAVTEKPTGSYPGLGTYFAVIKGKGVYDDQGNHLTKGLEIFEAYGSLNGFDIEPDVFNRLWYACEAGLFYLKDIGGGNYVWNFNPGIDEKYDPQSPEASKLIGVNVADEIVNAFVNSFKALFNDTLYIDIEEIKKMFRDYFGRDYPESYIHFVINPYLVTPPDPNASPPYKPSDIMPVTLFTLHDKHSEALQELKDAIYVKVGFEVLGKVGGFLSLSTIEKKFVFNYQFVNRGLFVLKPNEDKLVRKGLAALLVANYKSRTDSILYNNPLITGVPGLFDLSAYYDSTGTNVNMFNISKYHGLGEPEANEFSTARVFTLFEYIKERYGLAKIKEIFEDTSSTWKRFNPYITSWALANAIDRTFDNNRDYHFRLINPFPREEATVSERYGFIEQEPYSYIIYRHNPDAKKHILKLSVSDEASYYDRQGNWFTYMEVYDVRYKFVRDVHGNIRDTTIEVVRVLPVDSSKNIYSIELLDNQTVKRQKIVVVNKNPRRVYSTARGRDTEAPHPIMIVLQNPMVDNFVDVYVWSRRKIFKDAKEEGVILKITEGGKLVAKEENLTNLAAAAPIALYTTSKEIPRKSTIYTFTAYVEDTTGNGTEVVLSVPTYYVEGGGIYASSDGSVKVSFPNNVNNLFLTLSKFDREGTEFIVPGSNEGISDVFVIGNRGRKLSQTFIVEIKDPALTKEGSGVFRYDEELGWVPVEGFVDRSEGKFVFETNAFGIFQVRAGGTVKNQPVLKVDGLWRESKGKMLLYVPIKTDVTLSIYDLAGRKVFDVFNGEKESGIYEFELRFPSNGIYFIKADIKGFSMIRKKLIVLGSN from the coding sequence ATGAGGAGTAAATTTTTGTTTCTATTAGCAATACTTTTCTCTGGGCTATATTCTTCTTATACTCTTGGTGAGAGTAAAAGTCAGATCTTTTTGAGGTGGGGGATAACTCTTGCTTTCTATGCTGATACTATAATTTTAAGACATATCGATTCAGTAACTTATGAGGAGGGGGGATCTTTAAGGAAGCTGCGCTTTTATGTATGGACTCCCTATGATAAAATCCCGGTCAAAAAATTTATAATAAACAGAATTTCAGGTACTTTACCTCAGAGAAAGTACGGGTGGCTTATTGTAGATGGTCTTGGTGCTTACAGAACTGCAAGTTTAGATAATACAAATGTACTTGCCTTTTCAAGACCACTTGAAGGAGATATAGTTGATATTTCTTTATCTTACAGAAGAACAGGAGGTATATATATACCTTCTCCTGAATTGATATATGCTCTTACTTCAGATGGGAAAATTAAAATTTTCAGTGTAACTTTAGATTCATTATTAAGGGAGAATTTTGTATTCAAGGATAATATTAACGATACTTTACCTTATAACACTCTTATTGATACACTTGTGAAAAATCCAATTAAGGCTCTTTCAGTTTCTTTAATTGTAGGTAAAGTTGACACTTTTGTTTATGTTGGAACAACTGAGGGAGTATATTTTAGCAAGCTCGATACCATAAACTTTATAAGGAGGGATACAGTAGTAGGAAGATTAGAGTATTACTTAAAATGGAATAAACTTGGGGATCTAACTGATTCGGTTAAGATGCTCTATGCAACAAGTTCATTTATTCTTGCAGTTACACCAGCTGGTCTTTTTAGATGGGATGGAACTAGTTGGACGCAGATCAATAATTACAAAGTCAATTCTGTTAAGGGGAACAGAGTGCCAGGTGCAAAAATTTATCTTGCTACAACTAGTGGTGCTTATTATTCAGTTGATAACGGTCTAACATTTACACCGATATCTGCATTTCAAGGTAAAAATGTTTTAGCTGTGACTGAAAAACCTACTGGTAGTTATCCTGGTTTGGGAACTTATTTTGCAGTAATAAAAGGTAAAGGTGTATATGATGATCAAGGTAATCATCTTACAAAGGGTTTAGAGATATTTGAAGCGTATGGTTCACTAAATGGTTTTGATATTGAGCCTGACGTGTTTAATAGATTATGGTATGCTTGTGAAGCAGGCTTATTTTATTTAAAAGATATTGGTGGTGGAAATTATGTATGGAATTTTAACCCTGGAATAGATGAAAAGTATGATCCACAGAGTCCAGAAGCTTCAAAATTAATTGGTGTTAATGTAGCAGACGAAATTGTTAACGCTTTCGTAAATTCCTTTAAAGCTTTATTTAATGACACCCTTTATATCGATATAGAGGAAATTAAAAAAATGTTTAGAGACTATTTTGGCAGAGATTATCCAGAATCCTATATTCACTTTGTTATAAATCCCTATCTTGTTACACCTCCTGATCCTAATGCTAGTCCTCCTTATAAACCCTCAGACATTATGCCTGTTACTTTATTTACTCTTCATGACAAGCACTCAGAGGCTCTTCAAGAACTAAAGGACGCAATATACGTTAAGGTAGGTTTTGAGGTACTCGGAAAGGTTGGTGGATTTCTCTCACTTTCTACTATAGAGAAGAAGTTTGTATTTAACTATCAGTTTGTTAATAGGGGACTTTTTGTTTTAAAGCCTAATGAAGATAAACTTGTAAGGAAGGGTTTAGCTGCACTTCTTGTTGCTAATTATAAGTCAAGGACAGATTCTATTCTTTACAATAATCCTCTTATAACAGGTGTTCCAGGACTTTTTGATCTTTCCGCATACTACGATTCAACTGGAACAAACGTAAACATGTTTAATATTTCTAAGTACCATGGACTTGGTGAACCTGAAGCAAATGAGTTCAGTACAGCAAGAGTCTTTACACTTTTTGAATATATAAAGGAAAGATATGGACTAGCGAAAATAAAAGAAATTTTTGAGGATACATCAAGTACATGGAAGAGATTCAATCCTTACATAACTTCTTGGGCCCTAGCGAATGCTATAGATAGAACCTTTGATAATAATAGGGATTACCACTTTAGACTTATAAATCCTTTCCCTCGCGAGGAGGCTACTGTTTCAGAAAGATACGGTTTTATAGAACAGGAGCCCTATTCTTATATAATCTATAGGCACAATCCAGATGCTAAAAAACATATACTTAAGCTAAGTGTATCCGATGAAGCTTCCTATTACGATAGACAAGGAAACTGGTTTACATATATGGAAGTTTACGATGTTAGATATAAATTTGTTAGAGATGTTCATGGAAATATCAGAGATACTACGATTGAAGTTGTAAGAGTTTTGCCTGTTGATTCTTCTAAAAATATCTACTCCATAGAGCTCTTAGATAATCAGACAGTTAAAAGACAAAAGATAGTTGTTGTAAATAAAAATCCAAGAAGGGTTTATAGTACTGCAAGAGGTAGAGATACTGAGGCTCCTCATCCTATTATGATTGTACTCCAGAACCCAATGGTTGATAACTTTGTAGATGTTTACGTATGGAGTAGGAGAAAGATTTTTAAGGATGCAAAAGAAGAAGGTGTAATTCTTAAAATTACTGAGGGAGGGAAGTTAGTAGCGAAAGAAGAAAATCTTACTAACTTAGCGGCTGCTGCTCCTATAGCTCTTTACACTACTTCAAAGGAGATCCCAAGAAAGTCAACGATTTATACCTTTACCGCTTACGTTGAAGATACAACCGGAAATGGGACAGAGGTTGTTTTATCTGTTCCTACCTATTATGTTGAGGGAGGAGGCATATATGCAAGTTCGGATGGTTCAGTAAAGGTGAGCTTTCCAAATAACGTTAATAATTTATTCCTAACTCTCTCAAAGTTTGATAGGGAAGGTACAGAATTTATTGTACCAGGTTCTAATGAGGGGATATCTGACGTTTTTGTAATTGGAAATAGGGGAAGGAAATTGAGTCAAACTTTTATAGTAGAAATTAAAGATCCAGCTTTAACAAAAGAAGGTAGCGGTGTATTTAGATACGATGAAGAACTTGGATGGGTTCCTGTGGAAGGATTTGTTGATAGATCTGAGGGTAAATTTGTATTTGAAACAAATGCTTTCGGTATTTTCCAAGTAAGAGCAGGTGGAACTGTAAAGAATCAACCAGTGTTAAAGGTTGATGGACTTTGGAGAGAAAGTAAGGGCAAGATGTTACTTTATGTTCCAATTAAGACAGATGTGACGCTCTCTATTTACGACTTAGCTGGAAGAAAAGTTTTCGATGTATTTAACGGGGAGAAGGAATCTGGAATTTATGAGTTTGAGTTAAGATTTCCTTCAAATGGTATTTACTTTATAAAGGCTGATATTAAAGGATTCTCAATGATAAGGAAAAAATTAATAGTTCTTGGTTCAAACTAA